CTCCCACAGCTTCAGCACGATGATCGCGCCCAGGAACGTCGAGAACGCCGACACCGGCGGGGCGCCCTCGATCGACCGCACGACCGCGCCGACCAGCACGCCGAACAGGATGATCGTCGCGGCCCATCGCGGGAGGCCCCGGCGCGCCGGGCCCAACTCCGTGAAGCACCAGCCGGCGAGCGCGCCGATGATGAGCCCGGACGTCACCAGCGCGTCACCCTCGGCCATGCCGAACGTCAGCAGGCTGAGCAGCACGACCGCCAGCACCCCGACCTGCACCCGGCGGGCGAGCATGCCGCGGCGCGGCCCATCGGCGACGACGGCGCTCATGCGCGTGCCCCCAGCCCCAGACGCTCCAGCAGGCCCCGGCGCAGCCCGCCGACGCTCATCGTGCGCACCGGCGGTTCGGGGTCAGGGTCTACGCCCAGCGCCTGCGGCGTGAACACGCCCGCGAGGTTCGAGGCGTCGATCGCGCCGGGGTCGTCCGTCACGAGCAGCACCGCGTCGCCGGACGGCGCGGGCGTCGGCGCGGACAGGCCCGGCTCGGCCAGCGCGAGCGCGTCGAGGCAGGCGCCCGCGTGCCGAGCACTCGCCGCCGGCGCCACGCGCGACGAACCGCCCAGCGCGTCGACCCCGACCTCGAGCCCCCGCGCGAGGGCGACGTTCACCAGGCCCGCGGCGGCGGAGACCACGGCCTCGGCGTGCGCGCCCTCGCTCGCGAATCGGACCGCGATCCACACGCGCGTGCCGGGGCGCTCCGCCAGTTCTCGAACCACCGGGCGGGCCAGGCGGGCGCTGGCCCGCCAGGAAATCCGGCGGATGCTGTCGCCCGGGGTGTACTCACGCAGCGCGTAGAACTCATCGCCCGTGCGCCCGCGCCGCACGGCGCGCGGAGACTCACCCCGCCCGATGCTGCGCGGAAGAACGGCGCCGTCGATCCGGGCGGCCCGCGGACGGATGATCGCCTCGCCCGGCTGCTCGAAGGTCACGCTCTTGCGGGTCAGCCCGAAAGGAAACGTCGTCGAGACGCGCACGCGGGCGAACGTCGCGCGCCCGCGGGCGCGGGGCGTCACGATGAAGACCGAGTCGGCGGCGCCGCCGGCGCGCACGTGGGGACAGACGCTCGTGAGGGGCGCAAATCGCGCGGGCCAGGAGGCCGCGCCGTCCGGGCCCGGGAGTTCCTCGATCGTGAGGGCGAACGCCGGGATGAGGCGGTTGGAGTTTCGCAGGCGGTAGCGGATCTCGAAGGGTTCGCCGGTGGTGCCCGCGCAGGGCACATCGCGCGAGAGTTCCAGGCCCATGAGGGCGGCGCCGCTCAGCACGCCCGACATCAGCAGCCCCGCGACCCCGAGCCCGAACAGCCAGAAGAGCAGGTTGTTCTGCCCGTTGACGGCGCCCAGGACGATCACGATGACCGTGGCGGCGTACGCGACCCCGGGAATATGGAAGTGGTACCGCCGGCGCACCACGCGCGCGGGTTCGTCCCCCGGGAGGGCTCCGCCGGCCGCGGTTCGAGACATGCCCAGCACGCGTCACGCCTTCGGCTTGAGTTCCGCGATGGTCGGCAGGTCTTGCAGCGACGCGAGCCCGAAGGCATCGAGGAACGACCTGGTGGTGGCGTAGAGGAGCGGACGCCCCAGCTCCTCCGCACGCCCCTGCACCGTTACGAGCCGGCGCTCGATGAGGTTCTTCAGCACTTCCCCGCACGACACGCCCCGGATGGCCTCGAGCTGCGCCCGCGTCACGGGCTGGCGGTACGCGATGATCGCCAGCGTCTCGACCCCCTGGCGCGAGAGGCGCGACGACTGGCGGGCGCGGTGCAGTGCCGCGATCGTCGGGGCGAACGCCGGGAGGGTGAGCACCCGCAGCCCGCCGGCGACCTTCTCGATGCGGAACGACCGCCCGGTGCGCTCGTACGAGGTGTTCAGCGCTTCCACGCACTCCTCGATCTGGGCCAGGGCGCCGTCGCGCGCCTGGTCGCGCACGCGGGCGCGCGTCCCCTCGGCGGGCGCGTCGTCGGGGGCGGGCGTCAGCAGCCCCACCGCCTCGGCCAGCCGGGTGGGCGGGAGCGGACGGTCCGCGCACATGAGGGCGGCCTCGACGTGCGCGGCGAGGGACGCGTCGGCCGGGGGCTGCTCGACACTGGGCGAAGGCTGCGGGGCGTCCACGAACGGCGTCCTCCTGGCGATCCCCGCTCACGGGGCCGCGAGCAACTCGAGCAACTCGGGCACTCCCTGCCCCTTCGTGGCGACAGTCTCAACGATCCCGCGCCGGCCGGCGACGTCGCGCAGGTCGCGGACGAGCTCGTTCTCGCCCGGGTGGTCGGCCTTGTTGCAGACGAAGATGTCGGCGATCTCGAGGATGCCGGCCTTGTCCATCTGCACCGCGTCGCCCATGCCGGGCGTGAGCACCACCGCCGTGCGATCGACGAAGCCGCGGATCCGCGTCTCGTTCTGCCCGGCGCCGACAGTTTCGACGAAGAGCAGTTCGACCGCGTCGGGGCCGGCGAAGGCCCCGCCGATGAGCTCGATGATCTCCGGCAGTGCGTGGTAGTCCTCGCCCCGGATGGCCAGGCTGCGGTAGTACACGCCCTCGTCGAGCGCGTTGAAGTCGACGCGGAGCCGGTCGCCCAGGAGCGCGCCGCCGGTGATGGGGCTCATGGGATCGAACGCGACGACCGCGCACCGCCGGGGGCACAGCGGGTCGCCGGCGCGCGAGCGCCGCGTGTACTCCCCCGCCATCTGGGCGACGAGCGTGCTCTTGCCGGCGCCGGGCGAGCCCGTGACGCCGATGACCCGGCGCGGGCGCCGGCGGGGCGCCCCGGGGCGGACGGCGCCGCTGTCGTGCAGCACGGAGATATCGCGGGCGAGCTGGGCCGCGGGCGTGGATGACGCCTCGAGCACGGGCAGGCGCGGGCGGACGGCATCGCGGACGGCGTTGACGATGTCGAGCAGGCCGACGCCGGTGGTGAAGCAGCGCTTGATGCCCAGGTCGAGCAGCTTGGCGACGTCCTCGGACGGGAGAATGCCCCCCATGTAGACGGGCAGGTCCGGGCGTCCGAGGCGGGCGAGTTCCTGCACCAGCCGGGGCCCGAGCACGAGGTGCGAGTTGCTCATCATGCTGGCGGCGATGACGTCGCAGTCTTCGTCGCGCGCGGAGATGGCGAGGCTGCGGGGCGTCTGCCAGAGCCCGCTGTAGATGACGTGCACGCCGCTGTCGCGCAGCGCGCGGGCGATGACCTTGACGCCCCGATCGTGCCCGTCGAGGCCCATCTTGCCCAGCAGCACGCGCGGGCGGTGCGGGAGGTCGGCGCACCGGTCCTTCTTTTCAAACTCGGTCGTCGCGACGTTGAGCGTGGTTGTCATGGGTTCCGCATCCGCGTTGGGAACTGCACCGAACCATCCGGGTCGAGTAGCATGGATCGTACGGCGGCCGCCGGGCCGGCGCGATGTCCCACCGCGAGGCCCCGCATGACCCACGAGCCGCACGCGTTCACCGTCCCGCAGCGGGTGTTCGTCTGGCTCGCGGCGGCGAACCTGACCGCCCTGCTGCTCGCGAACGTCGTGGGCGTCAAGCTCTTCCGGTTCGAGGTGCCCGCGTTCGGGCGGATCATCCCCGTCGAGCACACCGCGGGAATGCTCGCCTTCCCCGTCACGTTCCTCCTGACCGACCTCATCAACGAGTACTTCGGGCGCAAGGCGGCCCGGCGTGCGGCGTACGTCGCGTTCGCGATGGCCGGGCTCGCGTGGACGCTGCTCTGGGTGGCGCGAAAGGTGCCCGTGCTGGAGGGGATCCCCGGGACGGCGACGCAGGCATCGTTCGACAACGTATTCGGGGCCGCGGCCCTGATGTACATCGCGTCCATCGTCGCCTTCCTCTTCGGCAACCTGCTCGACATCTACCTCTTCGGCGTGTTCAAGCGCCTCACCGGCGGGCGGCTGGTCTGGCTCCGGGCCAGCGGGAGCACCGTCGTCTCGCAGTTCTTCGACAGCATCATCGTGACTTTCGTGTTCTTCCAACTCCTCCAGCGGTGGATGGGCCAGGAGACGCCCTCGCTCGAGTGGACGGCCCAGACCGCCGCGACCGGCTACGTGCTCAAGTTCGTGATCGCCGTCGCGCTCACGCCCCTCATCTACGCGGGGCGCTGGACGATCCGCAACGTCTTCGGGCTCACGCCCTTGCCGCCCGAGTAATCGGCCCTGCCTCGGGCGGGCCGGTGCGCGGACGGCGGCGCGGTATGCTCGCCCCCGCGGCTCGGGAGGGCGGAACCATGGGCAAGGCGGTGGTCATCGGCATGGGCGTCGTGGCGGTCGGGCTCTTCGCGGGCGTTGGCGTGCTCGCGTTCGTGAAGAGCAAGGACAAGTTCGCGGAGGCGCTGAAGCCCGCGCCCCCGCCGCCGCCCGTCGAGCCCCCGGCGGACGCACGCATCCTCGAGGACGATGTTGAGCCGGGCATGGTCGTCGGGTCGATCGTCGGCGTGCGTCGCGAGGCCGACCGGCGCGCGATCGAGGCTTCGTACGTCGGCACGTGGACGCCCAATCGCGGCTGGGAGGGCGAAGTCGTCGACGTCACCGACGAGCGCTCGGGCGTCGCGCTGCGGCTGTTCTACGCGCAGGGCGGCATGCTCTCGAGCGGGTTCTACGTCATCGCCGTGGTGCCCGCGAACGACCAGGGCGTGCAGAAGGGCGATGTCGCGACGGTGCAAGGGCGGATCAGCAAGCTCGAGATGCTGGAGACGCAGCCGCTGCCGACCTTCCGGGTCGTGCTCGATCCTGCGCGGGTGCTGCGCAATCGCACGCGGAGCCGGTGAGGGGCTTACCAGCCGCCCCGCCCGCCGCCCCCGCCAGACCCGCGCCCGCCGCCCCCGCCGCCGAACCCGCGCCCGCCGCCGCCTTCGCGGGGCTTGGCCTCGTTCACGACGAGCGGCCTGCCGCCGAAGTCGGCGCCGTTCAGCGCCTCGATGGCCTGTGCGGCTTCGGCGTCGTTGGGCATCTCGACGAACCCGAACCCGCGCGAGCGCCCTGTTTCGCGGTCCATGACAACCTGCGCCGAGGCGACCTGCCAGCGCTCCTCGAAGATCTGGCGGAGTTCTGCGTCGTTCGTGCTGTAAGGGAGATTGCCGACGTACAGCTTCTTCATGTTAACCGTGGCCCTGCCCCGGGTTAGCCGCCCCGACACGAGACAGGCTCGACGCGACCCGGCGTGCGCCCCGAGCGTGCCGGCCGACGCACGCAACACGCTCGCCGCGATGCGTCGACCAGTTGAGCACCAGTGTAGCGATGATCGTCACTGTCCACCGCCTGCTCCGGGGAACGGCGCGAGCGGGCGCGACCGACGGAACTCGCCCTGCGCGGGCGGCGCGCCGTGCAGCTCCGGGTGCAGGTAGGTCCCGCGCAGCGACGCCGGCTTCTCGAGCTCGTCCTGCGCGCCGTGCGTGCGGGCCCAGGCGTCGTGGCGCACGCCGGTGACGCCCCACGACACGCGCCCGCCCGGCAGGCCCCCGGCGATACGGAACCGCCCGTCGCGCACAGTCTCAGCGACGTGCAGGCCCGGCATGGGCGCACCGAGCGGCGTGAGGCTGTACGTCTCGTCGTGGTTGATCGACTCGTAGTACGCGGGCAGCTCGACGACCGCCCCGCCGCTCGCGTCGAGCGTGACGTTGCCCCGGTAGAGGTTGAACGGGCGCGGGCCCTCGAGCGCAAAGTGGTTGAGGTACTTGTTCGCCGGGTCGAGCGGGTGGTCGATGCGGAACTGCTTGTTGCCGGTGGTGATCGAATCGCCGATGCACACCACGCCGAAGCCCTCGGCGCTGTCGCAGATGCCCAGCACGCCGTACGTCTGCCCGGTGGTGTTGGCGGCGTAGCCGAAGACGCCCGCCGCGCCGGCGGTGCTGCTGGAGATGACGCCCCAGACGCCGGTGGTGACGCCCGCGGACGCGGAGGCGGCGCCGTACACGCCCGTCGCCTCGTCGGTGCTCGAGTCGACGCGGCCGAGCAGGCCGGTCGTGACGCCCGTGCTGGCGGTGGCGTGCCCCACCCCGCCGGTACCCTCGGTGCTGGCGGAAACACCCCAGAGCCCCCACGCGTCGCCGGTCGTGGCGCTCGCGTAGGCGAAGACGCCCCGCCCGGTGGGGCTGACGCTCTCGCCCTGGATGCCGATGCTCGCGCCGGACGTGGCGCTGTTGATGCCCACGAGCCCGATCGCCTGCGCGCTGTTCGCCCGCGCGAAGAGCCCGAAGCCCGCGCCGCTGGTCGAGGTGGAGTAGACGTAGCCGCCGCGCGGCTGGGAGGTCTCAACGTGCAGCGGGTACTGCGGGGAAGTCAGGCCGACCCCGAGATTGCCGCTCGTGAACACCGCGTTGCCCGCGTTCAGCGTGAAGGGCGATGCACCGGCCGGACCCGCCGGGCCCTGCGTGCCCGCCGGGCCTGCGGGACCGGTCGCACCCGCCGGGCCGGTCGCACCCTGCGGGCCTTGTGGGCCCTGTGGGCCCTGCGCGCCGGGCCACCCGGCGGGGCCTTGTGGTCCTTGAGGTCCGGCCGGCCCGGGCGGACCGGGCGGGCCTTCGATGCCGCCCGTGCCTTGCACCGCGAACAGCGCGTAGGGCGTGGCGGTCAGCACCTGGCGGGGCGTGAGGGTCGTGTACCCGCCGCTGCCCGACGGATGACGCACCGCGATCTCCATGAAGCGTGCGTTGCCGTCCCAGGGCGCCAGGCCGAAGTCCAGCGTCGCGTTGAAGCGCCCCTCGACGACCGCGACGTTGACGAGCGTGAGCATGGGGCCGATCTGCGTGCCGCCCGCGGCCCGGTCGAAGAGCGCCACGCGCAGGTCCGCCAGGCCCGTGATGCGCACGCCGTCGCGGACGATCTCGCCCTGGTACGTGAACCCGGACGAGATCGGACCCTGGGCGCGAGCGGTGAGGGCGAGTGCGAGCGCGATGAGCGCGGCGGCGAGTCTGCGCATGGGAACTCCTCGGGCGGGTTGCCCTCCCATACGTCGGCGGTCCGGGGGTGCGTC
Above is a window of Planctomycetota bacterium DNA encoding:
- a CDS encoding DUF58 domain-containing protein; protein product: MSRTAAGGALPGDEPARVVRRRYHFHIPGVAYAATVIVIVLGAVNGQNNLLFWLFGLGVAGLLMSGVLSGAALMGLELSRDVPCAGTTGEPFEIRYRLRNSNRLIPAFALTIEELPGPDGAASWPARFAPLTSVCPHVRAGGAADSVFIVTPRARGRATFARVRVSTTFPFGLTRKSVTFEQPGEAIIRPRAARIDGAVLPRSIGRGESPRAVRRGRTGDEFYALREYTPGDSIRRISWRASARLARPVVRELAERPGTRVWIAVRFASEGAHAEAVVSAAAGLVNVALARGLEVGVDALGGSSRVAPAASARHAGACLDALALAEPGLSAPTPAPSGDAVLLVTDDPGAIDASNLAGVFTPQALGVDPDPEPPVRTMSVGGLRRGLLERLGLGARA
- the scpB gene encoding SMC-Scp complex subunit ScpB, with translation MDAPQPSPSVEQPPADASLAAHVEAALMCADRPLPPTRLAEAVGLLTPAPDDAPAEGTRARVRDQARDGALAQIEECVEALNTSYERTGRSFRIEKVAGGLRVLTLPAFAPTIAALHRARQSSRLSRQGVETLAIIAYRQPVTRAQLEAIRGVSCGEVLKNLIERRLVTVQGRAEELGRPLLYATTRSFLDAFGLASLQDLPTIAELKPKA
- a CDS encoding cobalamin-dependent protein (Presence of a B(12) (cobalamin)-binding domain implies dependence on cobalamin itself, in one of its several forms, or in some unusual lineages, dependence on a cobalamin-like analog.) is translated as MTTTLNVATTEFEKKDRCADLPHRPRVLLGKMGLDGHDRGVKVIARALRDSGVHVIYSGLWQTPRSLAISARDEDCDVIAASMMSNSHLVLGPRLVQELARLGRPDLPVYMGGILPSEDVAKLLDLGIKRCFTTGVGLLDIVNAVRDAVRPRLPVLEASSTPAAQLARDISVLHDSGAVRPGAPRRRPRRVIGVTGSPGAGKSTLVAQMAGEYTRRSRAGDPLCPRRCAVVAFDPMSPITGGALLGDRLRVDFNALDEGVYYRSLAIRGEDYHALPEIIELIGGAFAGPDAVELLFVETVGAGQNETRIRGFVDRTAVVLTPGMGDAVQMDKAGILEIADIFVCNKADHPGENELVRDLRDVAGRRGIVETVATKGQGVPELLELLAAP
- a CDS encoding queuosine precursor transporter, translating into MTHEPHAFTVPQRVFVWLAAANLTALLLANVVGVKLFRFEVPAFGRIIPVEHTAGMLAFPVTFLLTDLINEYFGRKAARRAAYVAFAMAGLAWTLLWVARKVPVLEGIPGTATQASFDNVFGAAALMYIASIVAFLFGNLLDIYLFGVFKRLTGGRLVWLRASGSTVVSQFFDSIIVTFVFFQLLQRWMGQETPSLEWTAQTAATGYVLKFVIAVALTPLIYAGRWTIRNVFGLTPLPPE
- a CDS encoding RNA-binding protein, whose amino-acid sequence is MKKLYVGNLPYSTNDAELRQIFEERWQVASAQVVMDRETGRSRGFGFVEMPNDAEAAQAIEALNGADFGGRPLVVNEAKPREGGGGRGFGGGGGGRGSGGGGGRGGW